In Robbsia sp. KACC 23696, a single window of DNA contains:
- a CDS encoding inositol monophosphatase, producing the protein MNQVTPMLQTAQRLAAAATLSARDDALLAAMVATVRVAGAELLRHFDEMAPPPADPSDIVRAIEVNDALSLDIVRGLLEQARPKAGWVEDELAGGALPAGEWWLVDPVEGNINHVQGIAQWGVSATLIRDNVPVLTAIYEPVAGRLYTAARGHGAAYANGVPMRVSQKTALSAAILSTGQARPGEGTETHRRIGASVTAMLDAALVVRTTVPATFELAHVAAGRIDGFWQYSNVRSGQAAGALLVAEAGGVVSDIHGRPWTLASDDFLVCAPGIHRAFLDALDKVR; encoded by the coding sequence ATGAATCAAGTCACACCAATGCTGCAGACGGCGCAGCGCCTGGCAGCGGCTGCAACGCTCAGTGCGCGTGACGATGCGCTGCTTGCGGCCATGGTCGCGACGGTGCGCGTTGCAGGCGCCGAATTGCTGCGTCATTTCGATGAGATGGCGCCGCCGCCCGCGGATCCGTCGGATATCGTGCGAGCAATAGAGGTCAACGATGCGTTGTCGCTCGACATCGTGCGGGGTCTCCTCGAGCAAGCCCGTCCAAAGGCCGGGTGGGTGGAGGACGAGCTGGCGGGCGGCGCATTGCCCGCGGGGGAATGGTGGCTCGTCGATCCTGTGGAGGGCAATATCAACCATGTTCAGGGTATTGCGCAGTGGGGCGTCAGCGCGACATTGATTCGCGATAACGTGCCCGTGCTAACCGCCATTTATGAACCGGTCGCGGGACGTCTCTATACGGCGGCACGCGGCCACGGCGCGGCATACGCGAACGGCGTGCCGATGCGCGTATCTCAGAAAACGGCATTGAGCGCGGCGATCCTGAGTACCGGACAGGCGCGCCCGGGTGAAGGCACTGAAACCCATCGTCGGATCGGCGCGTCGGTGACCGCGATGCTCGATGCCGCGCTCGTCGTGCGCACGACGGTTCCCGCGACCTTCGAACTTGCCCACGTGGCGGCCGGAAGGATCGACGGCTTCTGGCAGTACAGCAATGTACGGTCCGGGCAGGCTGCCGGCGCATTGCTCGTGGCCGAAGCCGGCGGCGTGGTGTCCGATATTCACGGTCGGCCTTGGACCCTTGCCAGTGATGACTTCCTGGTCTGCGCGCCCGGCATACATCGCGCATTTCTCGATGCGCTCGACAAGGTGCGCTGA
- a CDS encoding NAD(P)-binding domain-containing protein yields the protein MKIGILGAGRVGGTLANALAAKGHDITVGHRDPQAARAKWQGAAVRHASLVDAAASTNLVINALPGDTALVSVTALAASLAGKTLLDVSNATTRLPNGLPGGLLYPGDSVAERLQAALSETRVVKALNTMIFSVMVAPRSVATPPQAFLSGNDEAAKAQVQALLLDLDWSAEWIIDLGGIETARATEALILMVPHLIKAKGFKPFALTAAY from the coding sequence ATGAAAATCGGCATTCTCGGCGCGGGACGCGTAGGCGGCACACTGGCGAATGCATTGGCCGCCAAGGGCCATGACATCACCGTGGGCCATCGCGATCCACAAGCTGCACGAGCAAAGTGGCAGGGTGCGGCGGTACGGCATGCATCGCTGGTGGACGCGGCGGCGTCGACTAACTTGGTGATCAACGCGCTGCCTGGCGATACGGCGCTGGTTAGCGTCACGGCGCTTGCCGCATCGCTGGCGGGTAAAACGCTGCTGGACGTGTCGAACGCGACGACGCGTCTGCCGAACGGCTTGCCGGGTGGGCTGCTTTACCCCGGCGACAGCGTGGCGGAACGGCTGCAAGCGGCGCTGTCGGAGACGCGCGTCGTCAAAGCGCTCAATACGATGATCTTCAGCGTCATGGTGGCGCCGCGCAGTGTGGCAACGCCGCCGCAGGCATTTTTAAGCGGTAACGATGAAGCCGCGAAAGCGCAGGTGCAAGCGCTACTGTTGGATCTGGATTGGTCCGCCGAGTGGATCATCGACCTTGGCGGCATCGAGACGGCGCGCGCCACTGAAGCGCTGATCCTGATGGTGCCGCACCTGATCAAGGCGAAGGGCTTCAAGCCGTTCGCCTTGACTGCCGCATACTGA
- a CDS encoding DUF998 domain-containing protein — protein MPVQSVAPRTQRISDSAKVGGLCFAAAGLLYLAAETISAAAWHTPPYSYARNYISDLGVAGCGILFHGRPICSPLHGLMNIGFMLEGLLFFIANLIVSGQTTRPWRFGIVMLGLLHGVGMLLVGYYHGSEAALEDGSLRYHLLGAQLAIVSGNVALIAYGCAHRQIGLSRRFASLSIVLGSVGLLSAVTLVSLLTTLPRGLLERGSVYSIMIWEIVTGSMMAWRNRSAKRRR, from the coding sequence ATGCCTGTTCAATCGGTGGCCCCACGCACGCAGCGAATAAGCGATTCCGCGAAAGTCGGCGGCTTATGTTTTGCCGCCGCCGGGTTGCTCTACCTTGCCGCGGAAACGATATCGGCCGCCGCATGGCATACGCCGCCCTACAGTTACGCCCGGAATTACATCAGCGACCTCGGCGTAGCAGGATGCGGCATCCTCTTTCATGGCCGACCGATCTGCTCACCACTGCATGGACTGATGAACATCGGTTTCATGCTGGAAGGCCTACTCTTCTTCATCGCCAACCTCATCGTGTCCGGACAGACGACGCGGCCCTGGCGATTTGGCATCGTAATGCTGGGCTTATTGCATGGCGTGGGCATGCTCCTGGTGGGGTACTACCACGGATCGGAAGCGGCGCTGGAAGACGGATCGCTACGCTACCATCTGTTAGGTGCCCAACTGGCGATCGTCTCTGGCAATGTCGCGCTGATCGCATACGGGTGCGCGCATCGCCAGATCGGCCTATCTCGACGGTTCGCGTCGTTGAGCATCGTCCTCGGAAGCGTCGGCCTTCTCAGCGCCGTAACCTTGGTCTCGCTCCTGACCACGCTCCCGCGCGGTCTTCTCGAACGCGGATCGGTCTATTCCATCATGATATGGGAAATCGTCACAGGGTCGATGATGGCGTGGCGCAACCGCTCGGCCAAGCGCCGTCGTTGA
- a CDS encoding LysR family transcriptional regulator, which translates to MQLDMNLLVALDALLDTGSVGGAAARMHVSSPAMSRTLDRIRHMTGDAVLVRAGRHMTPTPYAESIRDEVRAIVARAQAVLAREQRFDPALIERHFTVQCHDALACALGQGLLADLRRTAPHVKLRLLAEDPFSDAPMLRHGDVDLHIGAALPTQSDVSHSLLGHDTLVVAMRVGHPLLKRKLSKERYAAAEHVIVSRRGRLRDRVDETLSSDGLARSVVASAPSAASALCMVSASDLLVTVPSRGCASMARALALGTATLPLTVPALPVISTWHVRHDGDRAHVWLREEVARIAKGMLASA; encoded by the coding sequence ATGCAACTGGATATGAATCTGCTCGTCGCGCTCGACGCCCTGTTGGACACGGGAAGCGTTGGCGGCGCCGCGGCACGCATGCACGTCAGTTCACCGGCGATGAGCCGCACGCTCGATCGGATCCGTCATATGACGGGTGATGCCGTCCTGGTACGCGCGGGACGCCACATGACACCGACGCCATACGCCGAATCCATTCGAGACGAGGTTCGTGCGATCGTCGCGCGGGCCCAGGCGGTGCTGGCGCGCGAGCAGCGTTTCGATCCCGCGCTGATCGAGCGACACTTCACTGTCCAGTGCCACGACGCCTTGGCCTGTGCATTGGGTCAGGGCCTGCTTGCCGATCTGCGTCGTACCGCGCCGCACGTAAAATTGAGATTGCTGGCTGAAGATCCCTTTTCCGACGCGCCGATGCTACGGCACGGCGATGTCGACTTACACATCGGCGCAGCGTTGCCCACGCAGTCGGATGTCTCGCATAGTCTGCTGGGCCATGACACGCTTGTCGTTGCAATGCGAGTTGGCCATCCGCTATTGAAACGCAAGCTGAGCAAGGAACGATATGCCGCTGCAGAGCATGTGATCGTGTCGCGTCGCGGGCGACTGAGAGACCGCGTGGATGAGACGCTTTCGTCAGACGGACTGGCACGCAGCGTCGTCGCATCGGCGCCTTCCGCGGCGTCGGCGCTATGCATGGTGAGCGCATCCGATCTCCTCGTGACCGTGCCTAGCAGAGGATGCGCATCGATGGCGAGGGCCCTTGCATTAGGCACCGCAACGCTACCGCTTACCGTGCCCGCGCTTCCGGTGATCAGTACATGGCATGTCCGTCACGATGGCGACCGCGCGCATGTCTGGCTTCGAGAGGAAGTCGCGCGCATTGCAAAGGGGATGTTGGCATCGGCATAA
- a CDS encoding methionine synthase: MKKVLPTSTAGSLPKPSWLAQPETLWSPWKLQDKALIEGKQDALRLSLQEQQHAGIDIVSDGEQTRQHFVTTFIEHLHGVDFANRKTVRIRDRYDASVPTVVDAVARQKPVFVEDAKFLRQQTKQPIKWALPGPMTMIDTLYDDHYKSREKLAWEFAKILNEEAKELEAAGVDIIQFDEPAFNVFFDEVNEWGVATLERAIEGLKCETAVHICYGYGIKANTDWKKTLGSEWRQYEEAFPKLQKSSIDMISLECHNSHVPMDLIELIRGKKVMVGAIDVATDIIETPEEVASTLRKALRFVDADKLYPCTNCGMAPLSRAVARGKLNALSAGAELIRRELAPI; the protein is encoded by the coding sequence ATGAAGAAAGTGCTCCCCACATCCACTGCCGGAAGTTTGCCGAAACCGTCCTGGCTCGCTCAGCCCGAGACACTGTGGTCGCCGTGGAAATTGCAAGACAAAGCATTGATCGAGGGCAAACAAGATGCCTTGCGCCTGTCGTTGCAGGAGCAGCAACATGCGGGGATCGATATCGTCAGTGACGGTGAACAGACACGCCAGCATTTCGTGACCACGTTCATCGAGCATCTCCACGGCGTGGATTTCGCCAACCGTAAGACAGTCCGTATTCGCGATCGCTACGATGCGAGCGTGCCCACGGTCGTGGACGCGGTTGCGCGCCAAAAGCCGGTCTTCGTCGAAGATGCCAAGTTTCTGCGCCAGCAAACCAAGCAACCGATCAAGTGGGCGCTCCCAGGTCCGATGACGATGATCGATACGCTTTACGACGATCACTACAAGAGCCGCGAAAAGCTTGCGTGGGAGTTCGCAAAGATCCTGAACGAGGAAGCGAAGGAATTGGAGGCTGCAGGCGTCGACATTATTCAATTCGACGAGCCCGCGTTCAATGTGTTCTTCGATGAGGTGAACGAGTGGGGCGTGGCAACCTTGGAACGCGCGATCGAAGGGCTGAAATGCGAAACCGCCGTACATATCTGCTACGGCTACGGCATCAAGGCCAACACGGACTGGAAGAAAACGCTGGGATCCGAGTGGCGGCAATACGAGGAAGCGTTTCCGAAGCTGCAGAAGTCCAGTATCGATATGATTTCGCTGGAGTGTCACAACTCCCACGTTCCGATGGATCTGATCGAACTCATCCGAGGCAAGAAGGTGATGGTCGGCGCTATCGACGTCGCGACCGATATCATTGAAACCCCGGAGGAAGTCGCCAGCACGCTGCGTAAGGCACTTCGCTTTGTGGATGCGGACAAGCTCTATCCGTGCACCAACTGCGGCATGGCGCCCTTGTCGCGTGCTGTTGCTAGGGGCAAGCTAAATGCTTTGAGCGCGGGGGCGGAACTGATCCGGCGAGAGCTGGCACCCATCTAA